The genomic DNA AGATCTTATGAAGGTGAAAGAAGGGTTCTCAAACAAAGATTGGATTCTCGCGGACGAAAAATAGATTTTATCGCCTAATTCAAAATTTTGGAAAAATATTCCGAAGTCAAAACTCCCAAAATTGACACACTTTCACGCCCCACGTTATTCGGTGCTTCGTAAAATTTTAATCTATCGAATTTCTTTTCAAAGAAACAAACCGATCACTACACTTAAGTGATACTCGACTTAAGAATGTATGTCTCATCAAAAGAATATAAGAGAAAAATAACCTAATTTTCTATTATAATCGTATAATCATTTTAATTTATTTTTTTCTGAAGTAGAATACTCCACTGAATCGTCCGATTAAATAATACCAAGGTATTAATTAGGGAGAAATTAATCCGAAGAGAGAAACGATGCACCGCATTTTTGAAAATACAAAGCATATATGCTTTCCAATTCTTTTATTTTTTCTCCTCGAAGGATGTGCCGCATGGCCTTTACTCACAGGCGCCGTCGGGTTAGCAGCCGGGAAAACGGGAAGCGGGCCTCTCTTTTTTGTACCAGGAAGTGCGAGTTCGCAGCCCGCCACCTTGGATAGGGTGGAAATCTCTTCTCCATCCACAAGCTTTGCCAAAACTACTACGATTCCTTTAAAAGCCACTGCGATATATTCGGATAATACGAATGCGGATATAACTGGCGATGCAAATTGGTCTTCTGCGGATTCGTCCGTGATTAAAATGCTTTCGGGAGGCAAAGCTCAAGGAATTCAAGTCGGCTCCACGGTAATAACGATCGAATACCAAGGTAAAACCGCTCAGATTCTACTCACCGTTACTGCCGCTCCGCTATCATCGTTAACGATAACTTGCACCGATCAAACTTCAAATCTTCCGAAGGGATCCTCGCGACAATGCGCGCTTACCGGTAATTTTGCGGATGGATCGACTCAGGATTTGACCCTCGACCCGAGCACTACTTGGAGCACCTCGAATTCTAACATCGCAACTGTCGACGCAAATGGATTGGTACAAGGAGTTGCGGTCGGCTCAACTTCGATTCGCGCAGGATACCAGGGACTTACCGCTACCTTGGCATTATCGATCAGCCAAGCATCCCTGGTTTCGATCTCGGTTACACCGACCAATCCATCACTACCGTTAGGCAAAACGCAGCAGTTTACTGCCACGGGAACGTATTCGGATAATTCCACTCAAAACATAACTTCACAAGTAACGTGGACATCCTCCGACACTTCCATAGCGACGATCGGAAATGCGGTCGGAAACAAAGGGTTTCTTTCCACTCAAGCCCGGGGAAGTGCGACGATTACGGCGGGCCTTGGTTCTATCAGCAATCAAACGCAGATTACCGTTACGGCAGCGCTCCTGGAGAGCATTTCGATTACCCCTGCAAATCCTTCTGTTGCGAAAGGTCGTACACTCAATCTCGCAGCTACCGGAATATTCACGGATGGCAGTAGCTCCACGATCACCACGCAGGTAACCTGGTCGAGCGATAACACCGGTATCGTCTCCGTCGATAACGGTTCCGGGCTGGAGGGTCGCGCAACCGCAGCGAATGTTGGAACCGCTAACGTTACTGCTGCAATCGGCGGAATTTCTTCAACCGTATCGTTTCAAGTAACCGCGGCAGTTTTGACTTCCATTCAAGTGACGCCGGATGACACGTCGATTCCAAGAGGGACTTCGACGAATGTACTTGCATTGGGAATTTATTCTGACGGCACTTCTCAAAATATCAGCGATCAGGTTTCCTGGACGACCTCCAATACTTCCACGTTGCAGCTGGGATCCCTAAATGGAGTTCCGAAAAAAGGAGTTCTTTCTCCGAATAACGGCGGCTTCGGCTCCGCCCGAATCACTGCCACTTTAGGTAGTATTAGCGGATACGCGGATATTACGGTTACGTCCGGCAGATTAATCTCGATTCAAGTGGATCCTACCAATCCGAGCATAGCCAAAGGACTTACTAAAAACTTTACTGCGACCGGAACCTATACCGATGCCACCACTCAAGATCTCACAACTCAGGTTACTTGGGCTTCTTCAAATACCGCTATTGCTACGATCAGCAACGCCTCCGGCACACAAGGAACTGCGACGGGATTATCGATCGGCAATTCGAATATCACGGCTATTCTTGGATCAGTAACATCTCCGACAAACACGTTGACGATCACGGCAGCAACCTTACAAAGCATCACCATCACCCCTTCCCTACCGAGCATACCTAAAGGAAGAAGCCAGAACTTAACCGCGACCGGAACTTATTCGGACGGAAGTACTTCGAACCTTACGACCCAGGTAACCTGGACTAGCTCGGATTCTTCGATCGCAGCAGTAGACAATACTAGCGGAAATCAAGGTAAGACTTCAGGCGTTTCACAAGGAAGCGTTTCGATCGGCGCTACAATCGGTTCCGTTTCGGGTACGATCACTTTCACAGTCACGAGCGCAGTATTGGATTCGATTCAAGTTTCCATAGACGATTCTTCGATCGCGAAAGGAACTTCGACTCAAGCTGAAGCGGTGGGAATTTACTCCGACGGAACTCATTCAAACATAAGCGATCAAGTCGTATGGACTTCTTCTCAAACCTCGATCGTTCAACTGGGCATTCTCTTATCAGGACCCAAAAAACAACTGAACTCTCCGAGCAGCGGCAGCCAAGGATCTTCGAGAATCACGGCTGCTTTGAATTCCATTAGCGGATATGCGGATCTTTCCGTCACCGCGCCGCGTTTAGTCTCGATTCAAGTGGATCCGACCAATCCGACGGTTGCGAAAGGTTTGACCAAGAACTTCACCGCAACCGGATCCTACACGGACGGTTCGGTACAAGATTTAACTTCGCAGGTTACTTGGCGTTCGTCAGACACGAGCATCGCGACAATCAGTAACGTTTCCGGTACGCAAGGAACTGCGACAACCTTGCAAACCGGAACTTCGAATATTACCGCCCAATCAGGATCCGTTCTATCATCGGTTAGCGTGCTCACCGTCGGGGCCGCGACTTTAGCAAGTATTACGATCGCTCCTTCTCCAACGTTAAGCATTTCAAAAGGTTTAACTCAGAATTTTACCGCAACGGGACATTACTCCGATAACTCCACTCAGGACATAACGACTCAAGTGACTTGGTCCTCTTTTGATCAAACAAAGGCAACCGTAAGTAATGCGGCCGGCAGTCAGGGAACATTAACCGCTTTGTTGGAAGGAAGCACGCAGATTTCCGCGACTCTAAATTCGATCCAAAGTTCCGACACGGCGGTCACAGTGACTGCCGCCGCACTTCAATCCATTCAAATTACGCCTGCAAACTCCAATCTCCCGAAAGGAAACACGACCGGATTTACCGCAAACGGAGTTTATTCGGATGGAACAACTTTGGATCTGACGAAGCAAGCCACTTGGACCTCATCCAATACCGGCTCAGTGACGATCAGCAATGCAAACGGAAGCCAAGGAACTGCAACTGCAGTATCGATAGGATCGTCCACGATTTCCGCGCAAGTCGGATCGGTAACCGGCTCGACAACTTTGACAGTGACGGCGGCTGTGCTTGTTTCCATTTCGGTCGCGCCGAACGGTTCATCCGTTTATACCGGAAATACGAAAAACTTTACCGCAACCGGAACCTACTCGGATTCAAGTACAAGCGATTTAACCGCTCAAGCGGTTTGGGCCTCGTCAGACACAAGTAAAGCTACGATTAGTAATGCAAACGGATCCCAAGGCAAGGTTACCGGAGTCGCAGCCGGAACGGTAACAATATCGGCGACATTCGGAAGCGTTAGCGGAAATACGTCTCTAACGGTTGTATATCTGGATACGACACCGCCGACCGTGTTAAACGCGGTTTCCCTCAGTCCGACAACTGTTCGAGTCACGTATTCGGAATCGGTGAATGCGACTCAAGCAACGACGACTTCCAATTATAGACTAGCATTGACCTCGGCAGTCAGCGGCTCTTGCTCTAATAATAGCAATTTTTCTTCGAGTTCGGCGATCAGTATCTCGTCGGTAAGCGGAACCGGATCCGTATATACGATTACATTATCAAGTTCGCAGGTTTCGGGAACAAGTTATACGTTAATCGTAAACAAATCCGGGGTTCAAGATTTGTCGGCGATCCCGAATTCTCTCGCTTGCCCGAATTACGGAGATTTTATAGGACAGGAACAACTCAAAGTCACCTCGGCCGCTTGCGCTTCAACCTCATCCGTCGTAATCAATTTTTCCAAACCGATTCTTTCGGGAAACAACATGTCCGGATCTGCGGAATGCAGTAGCACGACGGAATGCGCCAACCGCTATAAATTCGTCGGAACGACTGATCTTGGATCGATTTCTTCCGCAAAAATTCTAGATGGGACGGTATGTAACGGAACTCCGGCAGATTCCGCGAAAGTTTGCGTGACTCACGCACTACTCCAAACCGGAGCTCAATATACGATCATCGCCGCCAATGCAGTCGACGGAGACGGCTTCGATAATAGCGCTTGGGGATCCATACGCGACGCGGGAAATTCCGAAAACGTTCAAGCCTCGCCGAGAGATAGGGCCACCTTCTCAGGCTGCGGAACGTCTCCGGTGAATTTTTCGGACGGACCGGTATCCATAGATCCGAACGGATCCACCTTCGGTTATTTAGCCGATTTTAACAGTAAGATTTATACCGGACCGAATAACGGCGGGAACGGCGCATTAAGATTTGCTTATGACGGTTCGGGTCCCGAATCGGTTCAATTTACGTTCGCGCAAGATACCGTTGTTCAAAACGCTAGTACGGGAGATAACCCGAGGACTAGTACGAATTCCGCGACGAGTCGGGAAAATAGTATTGCCGTTCCTCCTTACGTAACCTTGGGACATTCGGGATGCACTGTAAACGACGCGACTCTTACAAACGGATGCGGGCCGGATAACGAAAGCGGTCGCGGTGTATTTACGACCGGTACTTTGAGCGGGTCGTCTTACATCTTTATCGCCGCAGCGAGAACCGCGCCGGACGGCAACGGAAACTATTATTTCGATTACTTATACTATTCTTCGGATACTTCCTCCAACCTCGGATTTAAGTACATCGATATGTCGACGATTACGGGAACCGTGACAGCCGGTACTTCCGCAATTACGGTTCAAAACGACCGAGTCTTCCCCGGATTTGCAAAACCGAATTATAACGGAACTTCGGGCTTTAATGCACCGGATTTCGGTTTTATAAGTTTTAATTCCGCAGATTCCGGTACCGGATTTTGTACGGCGGGTTCCAATTGCGACGCCTACGATGGAAGCAAAGGTAGAAGGATCCGGATTGATTATATGCCGTATTTCGGCGGAGCCTCGAGTTCCGGGGGAAATAATGCCAGTCCGAACTGGGCCTACTATATAGGAGTCGATTCTCTCTTCGTGTTTAATAACCGTATTTATGCGGCAAACGGCGGTCTAAACGCCGTCGGCCATAACGGATCTATAATACGTTCCAATACTGCGGATCCGACAACGGCCTGTTCCGCACACGATACATGTGCAAACTGGACGGAAATCGGCCCCAGAACGAATAGCAAATGGCATAATGGAACTACAAATAATTGGTTTTCCTTGGAACTCGGTAAATTCTACGATCTGATTCCGGCCGATCGCGCATTCGCGCAGTTCGCGGAATTTAACGGGAATCTTTACGTAACTCGCACCATCTGCGTCCAAGGAACTCAAGCTACGGGCTTTAGAACCAGTCCTGGTACGGTCGCAGGCTGCACCGATGGAACGGAAGACAATCGTAAGGCGCAGCTTTGGAAATGTGATCCTACGATAACAGGAAGCACGACCGATTGCGATTCGGGAGATTGGACTGTGGTGGCGGACGACGGATCGGGTATTACGAATTTTGGAGATTCTACCAACCGTACGATTACAATGGTGGCCAAGAACGGTTCTTACTTATACGTAGGATACGATAACCCGTCTGGAGCCCGAATCTATCGGACGAATACGACAAATCCGGGCAGTTCTTCCTCCTCCTGGACTCAAGTGGGAGGAAACGGATTAACGGATTCTACAAACGTCGTACAGATATTTTCCGCAGTATCCGTACCGGTCGGGGGCCTTAATTACCTTTATGTAAGCGTCGGTAAGAACAACACGCCGGTCCGCGTCTATAGGCAGCAGAATCAATGATCATTCGGGGGTGCAAAAGGTTCGGCTTCACCTGGCTAATGATTTCCCTTTTGGGATTTTGCAGACATGCGATGGTCGTTTATCCGCCGATGACTCCGGACGCTTGCATCACTTCAATCACCTCGCGGGATTGTAAGAAAGCTCTCGAACTCAGAAATTCCAGCCAGAATCAAGCCGGAGAGACGCATAGGATTGTCCATGACTATTACTTTTTCGGAATCTATCCGGGTGCCCGGGTCCTTGACACCGCTAAATTTTGTCCGAGGGGTCCCAAATTGGTCCACCAATACACAAGTTTTTGGAACGGGGTATGGGAACAGCTAAGCTTTACCATATATTCACCTCAGACATTGGAGATAGAATGTTATCCTTAAAATACTTTCTTTGTTTGTTCGCCGGCGCGGCGCTTCTTTATAACTGCCATTCCACGATCCTGGTTCACAAGGAAACTGGATCGCCGCCGGCCTCCTTGACTAAAGACCCGCCCGAACCCGACCGGAAATTTCGCCAGGCAAGTTTCGTATTCGGAATTTACCCTTCTGGATCCGCGACGGAAGTATCTTGCCCGAACTCTCAGCCGGAAGTCCGAATGGTGACTGGATTTCTGGATTCGATAATTCATTTTCTGATCGGACCGTTTTATACGACCAAGACCGTCGAAGTGCGCTGTAAAAAATAACCGAATTCTCTGCATCGCCGGATAAGAGAACGAAGTCGAGAAAATGCTCGAGGAAGTTTCCCGGACTTTCTCTTTAGAATTGTACTGGCATAACCGTCCGAATTCCATTTTAATAGAAAGCCATGCCACCTTGGGCTTTCGAATATCTGATCCTCCCTCTTTGCATCTATTTTGCCCGCGTTACCGACGTAAGTATCGGAACTGTCCGAATCATATTGATTTCCCGAGAAAAGAAGGCTTTGGCGGCAGTCCTCGGTTTTGTAGAAGTTCTCCTCTGGCTAATCGTGATAACGCAAATCATACGGAATCTCAGCAATGCGCTCTGTTACATTGCGTATGCGGGGGGATTTGCCACAGGGACGTATCTGGGCATGGTAGTAGAGGAAAAACTGGCAATTGGACATTCACTACTCCGGATCATCGTTACTGGGACCGGTGAGAAAATCGTGGAAAAACTTACGGAATCCGGTTTTCGGACCACTCGGTTAGATGCGCAAGGAGCCAGGGGGCCTGTAACGGTAATTCTCTCCTTCTTACGCAGAAAGGAGGTTCCTTTTGTTTTAGAGATATTGAGACAAACCGCTCCAGGAGCGTTCTATACGATCGAGAATGCACGTAAGACCAGCGATCCAGGGATTTGGAAGGAAGAACCGGGAGGCGAATTCTTAGCCAGCCTCCTATGGCGAAGGCAATCCAGAATCAGAAAGTAAATGCCCGGGAGGAATTTAACCCGGGCAAAACGCAAGACCGATTAAGCCGGGACTTTTACCAGGAACTTTTTAATTTCTTTGTGCATGAACGCCGGGAAGTTCAGATGATACTCTGGCAGCAGTAATTTCCAGTCGTCCTTGCGAATGAATTTTCTGCAAGCTACGGCTCCGCAGCGACATTCGAAGGTCTGGTCAAAGTTCACGACGAAATTTGCGTAGTCGATGGTAAGTTCTTCTCCCGGTCTAATGTCCCGCTTAGCGATGATATTGTCGTTCTGATCATACCACATATTCGGGTCACAAGAATGGTTCATGAAGTTGGAATGGTTAATGACGAACTGGGGTCCGGTGGGACCGGTTACGAGGCCAAAATCGACATCATATCCGTATTTCATGAAGATTTCCTTCTCAGATTCGGGTAAGTCTTCCGCCTCGGTAACGGTCAGTACTTTCCAGCCGAACTCTTCATCCTCGATCCACTCGCTATAGCTGAAAAGGAGAGTCCCTGAAGCTATAGGCGACGAGGCGAAAATTCCGTTTTCCCCGAATTTGTTCGTGCGTCTTTCGATCATGCAAGATCAACCTGCTCTTCCCCCGGAAGGGGGCAAAATTTTAATCAGTCAAGACCGGGATCGAAAAAAGTTCAATTAAAAATATGAAATACCCCCCGCCTAGAAGAGGAAAAAGAGATTTCTTCTTTTCTAAGAAGGCATACAGAGCCGAAAGTCGGCTCCAAAAAAAATAAAGAGCCCTGAAGGAACGGAAAAACTCTCGATGCTCGGACCGAATCGGCAAGAGCCTCCGTCCTTGGGTCCAAAAATAAAATTATGAGAGATGGAACGAGCGAGAGGACGCGTCTTTGGTTCTCAAGGCCCACAAAAATAATCAGCAAGATTTAAATGAGAGCGCATCTGTCAAGCTCGGCCCCGCCGAATTTCAAGGAAGCTCCTTCTCTTTTTCTTCCTGAAACCCTCATTCCAAGCGGAGCGAGGAAAGAACCTCGCTGGTCCACTCGATTGGAGAAGAAAAATTCTCCGCCTTTTTCAGAAGGCGAAGTTTTCCGAACCCGACTTCGGCGACAAGGGAAGAGAGCTCGAACAAAGAAGTACGTCCGCTCGCTTCCGAGAGATGAGAGGGATCTCTTCCGAACTCGATAAAACAAGTGAGTGGAAAGGAATTTTCCCAATCTTTTTCCAGACCTTCCAATTGATCGGAAAAATCTTTACCTTTAGCATCCGTCTTTAACCGAGTGGCATTCAAAATTACCGGCAGGACTCTCGGAACGGTCTGTCCTAGTTTTCCTTTCTTGACTTCCTTGCAAAATGCTTCGGCTTGCGCCAACGACTCGGCAAACCCTAGCAAGATCGGAACGGAAGGTCGTGAAAAATCGGAAAGAAGCTTTCCTAATTTTAACCCGTCCTCCACACTCAGACTTCCCTTAGGCAGAATTAAGACGGGCTGCACACTTCTTTCGACGAGGCGGGTTAACCACCTGAATAAGAATAAAGGTCGTCGCTTATCGAACGAGAATAAGGTAAGTAACATGGTTCGAACCTCTTCTACCAATACCTACTTTTCCGTATAGTATTATCCCTCGTTCACGGACAAAAACCGAGCGAGCCTCCTCCCTCAATCTTTTATTCGAACGAATGCTCGTTAAAAAAGAAACTCGTTTTAGCCTTCATGGCTGGTCTTGCTCTAAACGACAATTCTCCCATTGTTTAAGGCTATTTAAAGATAGGGAAAAAAGGCGATATATATTAGAATTTATTAATATATATGCGAACCGGCCCCCTCGCATTCGACTCGAATCTATCTTACGATGTAAAAGCCGAGCATTTGCTATGTCTCATTCTCACTCGTTTAAGTGAGTAAATATATAAAAAATTAAAAATGCTTGAAGCGTATCCGCACGCTCTTAGATTTCGAACTTAACTTTTCCATACTGCTACCGGGGGGTGAAACGTTCTATGACCGCGAAACGGCTTGTAACTAAACCTGATCATCAAAAAATCCTTTCTACTTTAGAGAGTCCGGAGCTCGCTCACCCAGTTCCTCCCTACTTCATTCAAAGTTTAAAAAAAGAACTCTCTAAGGCCAAAAAACTGGATCCTAGAGAAATCCCCCAAGATTTGATTACGATGAATTCGAAATTTGTTCTTCGGGACCTAGGAAACGCCGAGGCCTTTCAATTTACGCTCGTCTATCCCGAAGATTCGGAGGATCATACGCCCTCTAACGGAAAAATCTCAGTGCTTTCCCCGTATGGAAGCGCCGTTTTAGGAGCGAGAGTAGGGGAAGTCGTTCGCTGGCTGGTCAATGGAAATGAAAAATATTTGCGGGTGCAGGAGCTCCTTTTTCAACCCCAGTAAGCTCTTTCCGTAACAATCGACTCGAAACTTACTCGATTGACTGTATGAACCCCCCGCATAAAATCACACTTATTGCGATTTTATCGGAGCTGATCCTGTTCGATATCGTACAATCCGCCTAATTCTTTTCTGAGCCGGGTTTCGTATTCTACTTCCTTCAAATTCCCCGTGCTAAGATCGTACACCCAACCGTGAATTCGAGGGAAACCGTATTTCTTCAAAGCCGACTGAACAAGACTTGTCTTGTATAAATTGATCACTTGCTCGGCTACATTCAATTCGATTAATTTTCTTTCTCGTTCCTTTTCTCCTAACGCGTCCAGCTCGTAACGATGTTTTAAATAAATATCTTTAATATGGGTAATCCAATTATCGATAAGCCCCGTAGACCTACCCATCAAAGCGGCCTTTACACCGCCGCATTCATAATGTCCGCATACGATGATATGCTTTATATTTAAAACCTCGATCGCATACTGCACCACACTAAATAAGCTAATATCGTCCACCGAAACTATATTTGCGATATTCCTAGTAGTAAAAATCATTCCAGGATCTGTCTTAGTAATAACATCGATAGGAACCCTCGAGTCGCTGCATCCGATAAAAAGGATTTGCGGTGTTTGTCCTTCGGCGAGTTTAGTAAAGAATCCGGGATCCTGATCCATCCTTTCTTTGACCCATTCTTGATTATTGTCCAACAACCTACGATAAGAACGGTCCATTTCCTCCTTAAGGTCCTGCATATCATTGTTCATATTCGGAATGCCTCCTAGAATCACTGAAATATTCTTACGCACCGACTTGTTACGAAATTCATGAATTAGTTCCGAAACGTCTTGATCTATATGTAATGTGCGACTTCCGTCGATTTCCAACGTAATGCCTTCCGGTTGTTGTTCCAATACTTCCCGGATCCTCGCCTTATGGAAAAACCCCAAATTTTCTCCCAACACGATTCTTCTGAATTTTCCATGATCTTCGATTCTAATCACCGCAGTTCGGTGATCCTCGTACAAGACGAAAACTAACGAAAGGATAATTCCGCAAAATGTTCCGATCAGAAGATCGCTGAATAAGGTTGCGATCACGGTTCCTAGAAAAGGTATCCATTGAGAAATTCTACGGGAGAAGAACGTTCGAAAAATTTTCGGCTTCGCTAACTTGATTCCTGTCACAACTAAAATTGCGGCGAGCGAAGCCAAAGGAATCCGATTCATCAAATTCGGAAGCAGCAGTACGCTCAGCGCGATTAAAACGCCGTGCAAAATAACGGACACCTTCGACTTAGCGCCCGAAGTTATATTTACCGATCCTCGAACGATCACGCTAGTTAAGGGAATGCCGCCCACCAATCCGCACGCGATGTTTCCGACACCTTGGGCGAATAATTCCCTGGACATCGGCGTCTTTTTGCCTTCCTCGTTCAAGCGGTCGATAATCTCGACACAAAGCAAAGATTCGACGGAAGCAG from Leptospira fainei serovar Hurstbridge str. BUT 6 includes the following:
- a CDS encoding beta strand repeat-containing protein is translated as MHRIFENTKHICFPILLFFLLEGCAAWPLLTGAVGLAAGKTGSGPLFFVPGSASSQPATLDRVEISSPSTSFAKTTTIPLKATAIYSDNTNADITGDANWSSADSSVIKMLSGGKAQGIQVGSTVITIEYQGKTAQILLTVTAAPLSSLTITCTDQTSNLPKGSSRQCALTGNFADGSTQDLTLDPSTTWSTSNSNIATVDANGLVQGVAVGSTSIRAGYQGLTATLALSISQASLVSISVTPTNPSLPLGKTQQFTATGTYSDNSTQNITSQVTWTSSDTSIATIGNAVGNKGFLSTQARGSATITAGLGSISNQTQITVTAALLESISITPANPSVAKGRTLNLAATGIFTDGSSSTITTQVTWSSDNTGIVSVDNGSGLEGRATAANVGTANVTAAIGGISSTVSFQVTAAVLTSIQVTPDDTSIPRGTSTNVLALGIYSDGTSQNISDQVSWTTSNTSTLQLGSLNGVPKKGVLSPNNGGFGSARITATLGSISGYADITVTSGRLISIQVDPTNPSIAKGLTKNFTATGTYTDATTQDLTTQVTWASSNTAIATISNASGTQGTATGLSIGNSNITAILGSVTSPTNTLTITAATLQSITITPSLPSIPKGRSQNLTATGTYSDGSTSNLTTQVTWTSSDSSIAAVDNTSGNQGKTSGVSQGSVSIGATIGSVSGTITFTVTSAVLDSIQVSIDDSSIAKGTSTQAEAVGIYSDGTHSNISDQVVWTSSQTSIVQLGILLSGPKKQLNSPSSGSQGSSRITAALNSISGYADLSVTAPRLVSIQVDPTNPTVAKGLTKNFTATGSYTDGSVQDLTSQVTWRSSDTSIATISNVSGTQGTATTLQTGTSNITAQSGSVLSSVSVLTVGAATLASITIAPSPTLSISKGLTQNFTATGHYSDNSTQDITTQVTWSSFDQTKATVSNAAGSQGTLTALLEGSTQISATLNSIQSSDTAVTVTAAALQSIQITPANSNLPKGNTTGFTANGVYSDGTTLDLTKQATWTSSNTGSVTISNANGSQGTATAVSIGSSTISAQVGSVTGSTTLTVTAAVLVSISVAPNGSSVYTGNTKNFTATGTYSDSSTSDLTAQAVWASSDTSKATISNANGSQGKVTGVAAGTVTISATFGSVSGNTSLTVVYLDTTPPTVLNAVSLSPTTVRVTYSESVNATQATTTSNYRLALTSAVSGSCSNNSNFSSSSAISISSVSGTGSVYTITLSSSQVSGTSYTLIVNKSGVQDLSAIPNSLACPNYGDFIGQEQLKVTSAACASTSSVVINFSKPILSGNNMSGSAECSSTTECANRYKFVGTTDLGSISSAKILDGTVCNGTPADSAKVCVTHALLQTGAQYTIIAANAVDGDGFDNSAWGSIRDAGNSENVQASPRDRATFSGCGTSPVNFSDGPVSIDPNGSTFGYLADFNSKIYTGPNNGGNGALRFAYDGSGPESVQFTFAQDTVVQNASTGDNPRTSTNSATSRENSIAVPPYVTLGHSGCTVNDATLTNGCGPDNESGRGVFTTGTLSGSSYIFIAAARTAPDGNGNYYFDYLYYSSDTSSNLGFKYIDMSTITGTVTAGTSAITVQNDRVFPGFAKPNYNGTSGFNAPDFGFISFNSADSGTGFCTAGSNCDAYDGSKGRRIRIDYMPYFGGASSSGGNNASPNWAYYIGVDSLFVFNNRIYAANGGLNAVGHNGSIIRSNTADPTTACSAHDTCANWTEIGPRTNSKWHNGTTNNWFSLELGKFYDLIPADRAFAQFAEFNGNLYVTRTICVQGTQATGFRTSPGTVAGCTDGTEDNRKAQLWKCDPTITGSTTDCDSGDWTVVADDGSGITNFGDSTNRTITMVAKNGSYLYVGYDNPSGARIYRTNTTNPGSSSSSWTQVGGNGLTDSTNVVQIFSAVSVPVGGLNYLYVSVGKNNTPVRVYRQQNQ
- a CDS encoding Bor/Iss family lipoprotein, translating into MIIRGCKRFGFTWLMISLLGFCRHAMVVYPPMTPDACITSITSRDCKKALELRNSSQNQAGETHRIVHDYYFFGIYPGARVLDTAKFCPRGPKLVHQYTSFWNGVWEQLSFTIYSPQTLEIECYP
- a CDS encoding LIC_10461 domain-containing protein; its protein translation is MLSLKYFLCLFAGAALLYNCHSTILVHKETGSPPASLTKDPPEPDRKFRQASFVFGIYPSGSATEVSCPNSQPEVRMVTGFLDSIIHFLIGPFYTTKTVEVRCKK
- a CDS encoding DUF2179 domain-containing protein; this encodes MPPWAFEYLILPLCIYFARVTDVSIGTVRIILISREKKALAAVLGFVEVLLWLIVITQIIRNLSNALCYIAYAGGFATGTYLGMVVEEKLAIGHSLLRIIVTGTGEKIVEKLTESGFRTTRLDAQGARGPVTVILSFLRRKEVPFVLEILRQTAPGAFYTIENARKTSDPGIWKEEPGGEFLASLLWRRQSRIRK
- a CDS encoding SET domain-containing protein, with protein sequence MIERRTNKFGENGIFASSPIASGTLLFSYSEWIEDEEFGWKVLTVTEAEDLPESEKEIFMKYGYDVDFGLVTGPTGPQFVINHSNFMNHSCDPNMWYDQNDNIIAKRDIRPGEELTIDYANFVVNFDQTFECRCGAVACRKFIRKDDWKLLLPEYHLNFPAFMHKEIKKFLVKVPA
- a CDS encoding GreA/GreB family elongation factor, with protein sequence MTAKRLVTKPDHQKILSTLESPELAHPVPPYFIQSLKKELSKAKKLDPREIPQDLITMNSKFVLRDLGNAEAFQFTLVYPEDSEDHTPSNGKISVLSPYGSAVLGARVGEVVRWLVNGNEKYLRVQELLFQPQ
- a CDS encoding SulP family inorganic anion transporter — protein: MQSQINAFRKNILFDAPAGLAVFLVAIPLCLGIAHASGAPLFSGIISGFVGGIVVGSLSRSSFSVSGPTASLTGIVLSGINALGSFETFLLSLMIAGGIQISLGIFRSGKLAAYFPSAVITGMLAAVGIILIIKQFPHLMGYDIEEFGVEEFGLTSQDINESYQDSHEPNEKNTFTVLLHSFLNFRSNVFVIGFLSLAAYVLWEKKIAQKFRFLPASLIAIGTGVLLNLCLERFSPEFALGKDHLVQLPILKNPSDLLDQLRFPNFSAWRNPNVWNLGLMIALAASVESLLCVEIIDRLNEEGKKTPMSRELFAQGVGNIACGLVGGIPLTSVIVRGSVNITSGAKSKVSVILHGVLIALSVLLLPNLMNRIPLASLAAILVVTGIKLAKPKIFRTFFSRRISQWIPFLGTVIATLFSDLLIGTFCGIILSLVFVLYEDHRTAVIRIEDHGKFRRIVLGENLGFFHKARIREVLEQQPEGITLEIDGSRTLHIDQDVSELIHEFRNKSVRKNISVILGGIPNMNNDMQDLKEEMDRSYRRLLDNNQEWVKERMDQDPGFFTKLAEGQTPQILFIGCSDSRVPIDVITKTDPGMIFTTRNIANIVSVDDISLFSVVQYAIEVLNIKHIIVCGHYECGGVKAALMGRSTGLIDNWITHIKDIYLKHRYELDALGEKERERKLIELNVAEQVINLYKTSLVQSALKKYGFPRIHGWVYDLSTGNLKEVEYETRLRKELGGLYDIEQDQLR